One Salvia splendens isolate huo1 chromosome 12, SspV2, whole genome shotgun sequence genomic window carries:
- the LOC121757547 gene encoding uncharacterized protein LOC121757547 encodes MFTLSISIGDIQVEHTLCDLGASINVLPYSIYKKLGATKLIDTDIMIQLADRSCIHLEGILEDVIVKVINFLYLADFFVIKMTEPAASESSGVLLGRPFLSTASTIIDVCNGTISLDFNVEQFTFNIDEAMKRPADSENVYSVDVTEPLV; translated from the coding sequence ATGTTCACGCTCTCGATTTCAATTGGCGATATTCAAGTAGAGCACACGTTGTGTGATTTGGGAGCGTCTATCAATGTTCTGCCATACTCCATTTATAAGAAGCTAGGAGCGACCAAGCTCATTGATACTGATATAATGATACAACTGGCCGACAGATCGTGTATTCACCTGGAGGGAATTCTGGAAGACGTAATCGTGAAGGTGATCAACTTTCTGTACCTagccgacttcttcgtcatcaaGATGACAGAGCCAGCAGCAAGTGAGTCAAGTGGAGTTCTACTGGGAAGGCCATTTCTGTCCACGGCCAGCACTATAATTGACGTCTGTAATGGGACGATCAGCTTGGATTTCAATGTAGAGCAGTTCACGTTCAATATTGATGAAGCTATGAAAAGGCCAGCGGACAGCGAGAACGTGTATTCAGTAGACGTAACTGAGCCACTAGTGTAG